The following coding sequences are from one Meiothermus cerbereus DSM 11376 window:
- a CDS encoding glycosyl transferase family protein — translation MSEFIGAILVLVCFGYLVAIFDDLIFDLTYLLRRRRFQKASLSREELESDNPKRIAVMVAAWQEAGVVAEMVRATLRLMHYPEDRVEFFIGVYPNDEATLQEVRELARSNPHVHCVVNQKRGPTSKSQNLNEVFAFIQDLENIRNREFDIIAIHDAEDVIHPYAFRFYSALLSHKDMVQLPVIAMFPKLPWWRWLNRMVAGTYADEFAENHLHHMPVRESFGLFVPSAGTGFALRRDVVSFLAAEGPIFREGSLTEDYDMSLRLWQKGFKVHFHVQRLKRIDDRGRIRNEVVAIKEYFPSEIRAAIKQKARWIYGITMQSPKEMGKRRLSFKDRLVLWRDQKGKYTNLIHFVGYPLALYSVLSYFLDWPHADPRLTLWLSGGILAITLERLLMRFAAIKSVYGVSEALRATLVLPLFPLRWFVGNIINALATLRAWRMYFWPARGARRGTAPAWDKTERKSYVPMEVLESVRRRLGDVLLFYEDVSPQVLARALREKPPGTPLGEVLLREQVLDPYRLRLRITETQERLRNEPNRSAMAMDYSD, via the coding sequence ATGTCCGAGTTTATTGGGGCAATATTGGTGTTGGTTTGCTTTGGCTATCTTGTTGCCATCTTCGACGACCTGATCTTTGACCTGACCTATCTTTTGCGACGACGTCGTTTTCAAAAGGCCAGTCTCTCGAGAGAAGAACTGGAGAGCGATAACCCCAAGCGCATAGCCGTTATGGTAGCGGCCTGGCAGGAAGCAGGGGTGGTTGCCGAGATGGTGAGGGCTACGCTCCGCCTGATGCACTATCCGGAGGATCGGGTCGAGTTCTTTATTGGGGTCTACCCCAACGACGAGGCCACTTTGCAGGAAGTGCGTGAACTGGCGAGGAGCAACCCCCACGTTCACTGCGTGGTCAATCAAAAGCGGGGGCCAACCAGCAAAAGCCAGAACCTGAATGAGGTTTTTGCCTTTATTCAAGACCTGGAGAATATCCGCAACCGGGAATTTGACATCATCGCCATTCATGACGCTGAAGATGTGATTCATCCCTATGCTTTCCGCTTCTACAGTGCCCTTCTGAGCCACAAAGACATGGTGCAGCTACCCGTCATTGCCATGTTTCCCAAGCTGCCCTGGTGGCGATGGCTCAACCGCATGGTTGCCGGTACCTACGCCGATGAGTTTGCCGAAAACCACCTTCATCACATGCCGGTACGTGAGTCGTTTGGTTTGTTTGTGCCTAGTGCGGGCACCGGTTTTGCTTTACGGCGCGATGTGGTGAGCTTTTTGGCGGCCGAGGGGCCCATTTTTCGCGAGGGTAGCCTGACCGAAGACTACGATATGTCTTTGCGCTTGTGGCAAAAAGGCTTTAAGGTGCACTTCCATGTGCAGCGGCTCAAGCGCATTGATGATCGGGGGCGTATTCGCAACGAGGTTGTGGCCATTAAGGAATACTTTCCCTCGGAAATACGCGCGGCCATTAAGCAAAAAGCTCGCTGGATATACGGCATTACCATGCAAAGCCCCAAGGAGATGGGCAAAAGAAGGCTTTCCTTCAAGGATCGCCTGGTGCTTTGGCGAGACCAGAAGGGGAAATATACCAACCTGATTCATTTCGTGGGGTATCCGCTGGCCCTGTACTCCGTATTGAGCTATTTCCTCGACTGGCCACATGCCGATCCCAGGCTAACGCTGTGGTTGAGCGGAGGCATCTTAGCCATTACCCTCGAGCGCCTCTTAATGCGCTTTGCTGCCATAAAGTCTGTTTACGGGGTTTCCGAGGCTTTGCGAGCGACTTTGGTGCTGCCTTTATTCCCCCTACGCTGGTTTGTGGGCAACATCATTAATGCCCTGGCTACCTTGCGCGCCTGGCGAATGTACTTCTGGCCTGCTCGAGGGGCCCGCAGAGGCACTGCCCCAGCCTGGGACAAAACAGAGCGCAAGAGCTATGTGCCCATGGAGGTGCTCGAATCGGTTCGCCGACGCCTGGGCGATGTTTTGTTGTTTTACGAAGACGTGAGTCCACAGGTGCTGGCTCGAGCCCTGCGCGAAAAGCCACCCGGCACACCATTGGGCGAAGTTTTACTGCGTGAACAGGTGCTCGACCCCTACCGGCTGAGGCTGCGCATTACCGAAACCCAGGAACGCTTGCGCAACGAACCCAACAGGTCGGCCATGGCGATGGATTATAGCGACTGA